AGGCCGAGGCCGCGCGAGGCGCCGGTGACGAACCAGGTGGCCGGACGATCGGTGGGGTAGCTCATGATTGCCTCCTGTGTGTCCCGGCTCGTCTCTCGAGCCGGTGACACCAGAATGGCGCCGCGAAAGACACTGTGGGACGCCATAACTGACCACCGCGAACCCAGGGCTGGACAACCTAGGACTGAAAGACCCAGGCACGGCCCGCGGATGGCGCGCATGATGGTGGTCATGGCCGATCTGAATCGAGAACTCGCGGACTTCCTCCGCCGTGCTCGGGCCGCGCGCGATCCGCAGGAGGCAGGCCTCCCCGACGACGGGCGGGTTCGCCGCGTCAGGGGACTGCGACGCGAAGAGGTGGCCGTGCTCGCCGGGGTGTCCACCGACTACTACACGCGCCTGGAGCAGGGCCGGCGCATCGTCCCGTCGACGCAGGTCATCGATGCGATCGCGCGTGCCCTCGGACTCGACGACGTGGGCCACACCCACCTGCACGACCTCGTCTCGGTGACTCGGGCTCCGCGCACCGCCGCACGCTCGCGCTCTGCGGTGCAGCGCGTGCGACCCGGACTGCGCCGGTTGCTCGATTCGCTCGACGCGCATCCCGCGCTGGTCCTCGGCCGCCGGACCGAGATCCTGGGGGCCAACCGGATGGCGTGTGCGTTGTTCGCCGACTTCGAGCGCATGCCCGGACGCGAACGGAACTACGCCCGCTGGATGCTGCTGTCCGACGACGCGCGCAACCTCTTCGTGGACTGGGAGGTGCAGGCCCGCAACGCAGTAGAGGCACTCCGGCTCGAGGCCGGACGCGCCCCGGAGGATCGCGACCTCATCGAACTGGTCGGGGAGCTGTCGGTGTCGAGTCCGGAGTTCCGGCAGTGGTGGTCGGAACACCAGGTCCACCAGCGGACGTTCGGTTCGAAGCGACTTGTCCACCCGATCGTCGGCGACCTCACTGTCGCTTTCGAGACCTTCGAGTTGCCCGGAGACAACGAACAGGCCCTGTACATCTACACGACCGAGCCGGGATCGACGTCCCGCCAGGCGATCGCGATCCTGGCGAGCTGGAGTCAGCCCGCGCGCGAACCGGAGTCCGAACCGTCGGACGGCTGAAGTGCGCTCGCCGGGACGCGCCCGCTGAAGCACATCAGGATGTCGCGGATCGGTGCCTCGACGACCTGACCCGACCCGGCTGCGAAGTCGACGTCGGTGGCCTCGAACCGGAGCCCGCGGTTGCGGCGTCGGGCGAAAAACGGGAAGACGACATCCCAGATCTCCTGTGCCGCGGCCGCGGCGGCGTCGACCGGCATCGGACGATCGATCCCGAGCGGAACGGCGATGTCCTGGCCGTGGAGGAGGGAATCGATGAGGGGCGCCCGCTCGTTGGTCGCGAACGGGTGACGTCGTGAGCCGACCATCGCGCGGAGTTTGTCCGCGGCCTCGGGCGGTGGTGTCTGATCGCGGACGGCCATCTCGCGGATCATCGTGTTGAACCGGAAGCCGTACCGAACGGCTGCCGGGATGACCTGGCGGGCGCCCGCGTGTGACTGGGTGAGATGCACTGCGACGTCGCGGACCGTCCATCCGGCGCAGAGCGACGGCGTCGCGAGTTGTTCTTCGGACAGGGATTCGATCAGTGTGGCGAGGTCGATCCGCTGCTCGTCGATGTGCTTCCACAGGGTGTCACTGTCCATGACGGGCTCCCGTTCCGAAGTGGTCAGGATACCTGACCATATTAGTCAGGAATCCGTACTAAGGTCAACGGTGTGACCGACGAACGACCGGCCCTGGGCGTCCTGATGTTCGTGGCCCACCGGTCCATCGAACGGCGGGTCATCGCACGGCTCGCCGCCGCCGGGGCCGACGACATCACCCTCGCGCAGAGTCGCGTGGTGCAACGGCTCGCGCCCGAGCCGATGCGGCTGACCGACCTCGCCGAGCAGGCGGGTGTCACCAAGCAGACCGCCGGCGGCATCGTCGACCAACTCGAAGCCGCGGGATACCTCGTCCGCGTCCCCGACCCGTCGGACCGCCGGGCCCGGCTGGTGACTCTCAGCGACCGTGGCGTCGAGCTGTGTGAGATCGCGGCGCAGGAGGTCGAGGCCATCGAACAGGAGTGGCGCGATCACCTCGGCGCCGACGACTTCGCTGCTCTGGAGAAGTCGTTGATTCGTCTGCGTGAGGTCACCGACCCCTACTGCTGAATCCACTCGGTCGGCCGGCGGTCACGAGGTGACCGCCCGACGTTCGTACGTGCGGAGCGCGAGTCCGTACGACACCACGCCGATCCCCAGGCTCCAGGCGATCGCGGCGATCACGCTGCTCGTGGAAACCGTTGCGGCGGTGAGGGCTCCGCGGAGGACCTCGATCACCGGGGTGAACGGCTGGTATTGGGCGAACTGCTTGACCCCGACGGGCAACGAGTCGGCGGGAACGAAACCCGTGCTGAGGAACGGCATGATCGTCAAGAACATCGGCGAGTTGCTGGCGGTCTCGACGGTGTCCGCGGCGAGGCCGAGGTAGATCGCGAGCCAGATCAGGGCGATCGAGAACACCACGGTGATTCCCAGTGCGCCAAGCCATCCGGGTGGGTCGACGGTGGGACGGAAGCCGAGGGCGATCGCCACCGCGAGAACGACTGCGATGCTGAACAGCGCCTGGATGAGGCTGGCCAGGACATGGCCGACGAGTACCGACGACCGTCCGATGTCCATGGTGCGGAAGCGGTTGATGATTCCCGAGGTCATGTCCATCGCGACGACGATCGCCGAGCCCTGCACGGCTGACGCGATCGTCACCAGGATGATTCCGGGGACGACGTAATCGAGGTACGCGGCGCGCCCCGTGGCCCCGCCGGACGTGGTCATCCCGGCGCCGAGCTGCCCGCCGAAGACGAAGACGAACAGCAGCAGGAACACCACCGGCAGGCCGACGAGCATGATGGTCAGCGACGGATACTTGACGAGGCGTCGGAGGTTGCGGCGCAACATGACCCGGGAGTCGGACACGGCATAGGTGAGTGTGCTCATCACGCGGCGCCCGATGCATCGGTGTCGGTTTCGACGGGGTCCTCGGCCGGCGAGCCGGTGAGGGCGAAGAAGACGTCGTCGAGGGTGGGGGTGTGGACATGGACGTCAGCGACCTCGACGCCCGCGGCGTCGAACAGATTCAGCGTGGTGCGGATGGTGGAAACCGTGTCGTCGGTGGCGATGTCGAGCCGCCGCGACTCGAGAATCGGCCGCGCGGACGGGAGGAGTCGCCGGGCCGAGTCGAAGGCATGGTCGTCGGCGAACGCCAGCCGCACCTCGGAATCGTGCACCCGCTTCTTCAGCTCCGCGGCGGTGCCCTCGGCGACAATGTGACCGTGATCGAGCACGGCGATGCGATCGGCGAGCTGGTCTGCCTCCTCCAGGTACTGGGTGGTGAGGAAGATCGTGACCCCGCCCGCGGCAAGGCCGGTGATGATGTCCCACAACACCCGTCGGCTTCGCGGGTCGAGCCCGGTCGTCGGCTCGTCGAGGAAGATGACGCGCGGGGTGGAGACGAGGGTCATCGCGAGATCGAGGCGGCGTCGCATGCCGCCCGAGTAGGTCGACACCGCCCGATCCGCGGCGCCGGTGAGGTCGAACTGGCTGAGCAGTTCCTCGGCTCGCCGCCGGCCGGCGACACGTCCCAGATGCCGGAGATCTGCCATGAGGGTCAGGTTCTCTCGGCCGGTGAACAGATCGTCGATGGCGACGTACTGGCCGGTGACGCCGATGATCGATCGCACCGCCCGGGCTGCGGTCACGGTGTCGTGGCCGTCGATGGTCACACTGCCGGAGTCCGCCGCAAACAACGTCGAGGCGATGCTCACCGTCGTCGTCTTACCCGAACCGTTGGGTCCCAGCAGGGCGGTCACCGAACCGGCCGGGACGGTCAGATCGATGCCGTTCAGAACCTGGTGGTCGCCATAGCTTTTCGTCAGTCCGCGGATGAGCATCTCGGCGCCGGGGGTCTCGCTGCGGGTCACGACCGTGGGCCTTCCGTCGAGGAGGCCGGGATCTCGCCGGCTGCGATCAGCACCTCGCGTTCCTTCTGCCACTCGGCGTACAGGGCCGGTATGCGGTTGGTGAGGAACTCGGTGAACGCCGCGATCTCGCTCAGGACGGCGCGGCGTTCCGGCGGAGCGTCGCGGAGGACCTCGAGTCCCTCACGGGCGAGCGCCCCCAGTTCCTCGTACTCGGCGTTGTCCATGCCGAGACCGCGGGCCGAGGTGATGTCGATCGAGATGCGGTCCATCCGTTCGCCGGTTGCGCGTGATCGCTTCACCTGGCCCACGGACTCCAACGTCGTGATGGCATTGGTGATCGCCGAGCGGCTTGCGAGCAAGGCATCGCTCAGCTCGGCGATGGTGGGGGCCGGCGGATCGCATACCGCCAGATATCCGAGGACTCGTCCGACCATCGGTGGATAGCTGTATCGGCGTGCGCAGAACCGCGCCATGTGATCGGCGAACGTCAGCTGAGCATCGAGTGCCATGCGTCACAGTGTGCGCGCATGCCTGAGATGACACAAATATGTGTCATCTAAACCGACTACCTGTCAGGCGTCCTGCGCGTCCAGCCTCGCGGCGACCCCGGCGGGGAAGCCGCCGGTGGCGATCGGCCCCCAGTGGGTCGGGGTGATGCGGATCAGCGACTTGCCCTGCAGACGCATCGCGGCGCGGTACTCGTCCCAGTCGGGGTGCTCTCCCGAGATGCTGCGGAAGTAGTCGACAAGGGCATCCTCGGCGTCCGGCATGTCGAGGACCTCGGCATCGCCGTCGACCTGGACCCAGGCGCCGTTGAACTCGTCGGACAGCACGACGACGCTCGCCACAGGGGTGCTGCGGAGGTTCGCGGCCTTCGCGCGGCCGGGGTAGGTCGAGATCACGATCCGCCCTTCCGCGTCGACGCCGCCCGTGACCGGGGAGAGCTGTGGCCCGCCGCTGGACCGGACGGTGCTGAGGATCATCTTGTGGCGTGGCCGGATGAACTCCAGCAGTGCTTCGCGGTCGACGGCATCGGCTTTCGCAACGGTTCTGGCCATGCCGACGACCCTACGCCGCTGCGATTCAGGGCAGAGCGGAGATCAGACCGGCGAGGATCGCCGACACCGGCGACTCCTGCTTCCCGTCGACGGTGATGTCGTTGTCGCTGTTGACCAGGATGATGATCGTCGTATCCGAGTCGTAGTCGTGGAACAGCGATGAGTTGAAGCCCGGGAAATCGCCGTCGTGACCCCACCAGCCGTCGCGGTTGCCGATACCGATGCCGTAGCCGGCGGTCGCGGTGTTCGGCGGGGGAGACGTCAGGATCGAGTCCCGTCGCAGTTGCTGCGTCGACGGATCGAGCACGCCCCGGCCGGTGAACAGGGCGTCACCCCAGCGCTGCAGATCGTCGAGGGTCGAGATCACCGCGCCGGCGGTGAAGGCGAAGGACGGGTTCCAGTTCGTGGAGTCGACCGTCGTGCCGGTCGGCTGCCCCTGGCTGGTCACGCCGTTGACGTGCGGGTCCGGGATCGCGACGGACCC
The sequence above is drawn from the Gordonia rubripertincta genome and encodes:
- a CDS encoding ABC transporter permease, whose protein sequence is MSTLTYAVSDSRVMLRRNLRRLVKYPSLTIMLVGLPVVFLLLFVFVFGGQLGAGMTTSGGATGRAAYLDYVVPGIILVTIASAVQGSAIVVAMDMTSGIINRFRTMDIGRSSVLVGHVLASLIQALFSIAVVLAVAIALGFRPTVDPPGWLGALGITVVFSIALIWLAIYLGLAADTVETASNSPMFLTIMPFLSTGFVPADSLPVGVKQFAQYQPFTPVIEVLRGALTAATVSTSSVIAAIAWSLGIGVVSYGLALRTYERRAVTS
- a CDS encoding GbsR/MarR family transcriptional regulator; its protein translation is MALDAQLTFADHMARFCARRYSYPPMVGRVLGYLAVCDPPAPTIAELSDALLASRSAITNAITTLESVGQVKRSRATGERMDRISIDITSARGLGMDNAEYEELGALAREGLEVLRDAPPERRAVLSEIAAFTEFLTNRIPALYAEWQKEREVLIAAGEIPASSTEGPRS
- a CDS encoding MarR family winged helix-turn-helix transcriptional regulator → MTDERPALGVLMFVAHRSIERRVIARLAAAGADDITLAQSRVVQRLAPEPMRLTDLAEQAGVTKQTAGGIVDQLEAAGYLVRVPDPSDRRARLVTLSDRGVELCEIAAQEVEAIEQEWRDHLGADDFAALEKSLIRLREVTDPYC
- a CDS encoding helix-turn-helix transcriptional regulator gives rise to the protein MADLNRELADFLRRARAARDPQEAGLPDDGRVRRVRGLRREEVAVLAGVSTDYYTRLEQGRRIVPSTQVIDAIARALGLDDVGHTHLHDLVSVTRAPRTAARSRSAVQRVRPGLRRLLDSLDAHPALVLGRRTEILGANRMACALFADFERMPGRERNYARWMLLSDDARNLFVDWEVQARNAVEALRLEAGRAPEDRDLIELVGELSVSSPEFRQWWSEHQVHQRTFGSKRLVHPIVGDLTVAFETFELPGDNEQALYIYTTEPGSTSRQAIAILASWSQPAREPESEPSDG
- a CDS encoding maleylpyruvate isomerase family mycothiol-dependent enzyme; translation: MDSDTLWKHIDEQRIDLATLIESLSEEQLATPSLCAGWTVRDVAVHLTQSHAGARQVIPAAVRYGFRFNTMIREMAVRDQTPPPEAADKLRAMVGSRRHPFATNERAPLIDSLLHGQDIAVPLGIDRPMPVDAAAAAAQEIWDVVFPFFARRRNRGLRFEATDVDFAAGSGQVVEAPIRDILMCFSGRVPASALQPSDGSDSGSRAG
- a CDS encoding daunorubicin resistance protein DrrA family ABC transporter ATP-binding protein, translating into MLIRGLTKSYGDHQVLNGIDLTVPAGSVTALLGPNGSGKTTTVSIASTLFAADSGSVTIDGHDTVTAARAVRSIIGVTGQYVAIDDLFTGRENLTLMADLRHLGRVAGRRRAEELLSQFDLTGAADRAVSTYSGGMRRRLDLAMTLVSTPRVIFLDEPTTGLDPRSRRVLWDIITGLAAGGVTIFLTTQYLEEADQLADRIAVLDHGHIVAEGTAAELKKRVHDSEVRLAFADDHAFDSARRLLPSARPILESRRLDIATDDTVSTIRTTLNLFDAAGVEVADVHVHTPTLDDVFFALTGSPAEDPVETDTDASGAA
- a CDS encoding PPOX class F420-dependent oxidoreductase; protein product: MARTVAKADAVDREALLEFIRPRHKMILSTVRSSGGPQLSPVTGGVDAEGRIVISTYPGRAKAANLRSTPVASVVVLSDEFNGAWVQVDGDAEVLDMPDAEDALVDYFRSISGEHPDWDEYRAAMRLQGKSLIRITPTHWGPIATGGFPAGVAARLDAQDA